In Podarcis muralis chromosome 14, rPodMur119.hap1.1, whole genome shotgun sequence, one genomic interval encodes:
- the NDUFAB1 gene encoding acyl carrier protein, mitochondrial: protein MAARVLLLSSTCLRRRCCSGSRGFFSASSSPLGRLSLPLPPASRLAFLAPLLPPGPARLTPQVSGSLLQLCRHYSEMPPLTLDNIKDRVLYVLKLYDKIDPEKLSVTSHFMKDLGLDSLDQVEIIMAMEDEFGFEIPDVEAEKLMCPQEIVDYIADKQDVYE from the exons ATGGCGGCCCGTGTCCTCCTGCTCTCCTCCACCTGCCTCCGCCGCCGGTGTTGCAGCGGGAGCCGCGGCTTcttctccgcctcctcctcaccgCTCGGACGTCTCAGCCTCCCGCTACCGCCCGCCTCCCGCCTCGCTTTCTTGGCCCCCCTCCTGCCGCCAGGACCCGCCAGGCTGACGCCGCAG GTCTCTGGATCGTTGCTTCAATTATGTCGTCATTACTCTGAGATGCCTCCTTTGACCCTGGATAACATCAAAGATCGAGTTCTTTACGTCCTGAAACTGTATGATAAGATAGATCCAGAAAAA CTCTCAGTAACTTCCCACTTCATGAAAGACCTGGGCTTGGACAGCTTGGACCAAGTGGAGATCATCATGGCAATGGAAGATGAATTTG GATTTGAAATCCCTGACGTGGAAGCAGAGAAGCTGATGTGTCCGCAAGAGATTGTAGATTACATTGCCGATAAGCAGGACGTGTACGAATAA
- the LOC114584872 gene encoding uncharacterized protein LOC114584872 → MDLHRRRCCCCLRRLRCSLVALLALLAAAGRSGGCEQRLDASAAPEGPPCSDLLPRQPLPVEGQEAAAAAALPDPLQVDFEGGGREGGRQRRRPRGDQQGAGRTPQPGLAITPSSGSDFSGLQDSLSTSKTLKTLLHGSAEPSGITWHRLLSTDAAVPTAWHPDLQTGSAVLDASQEETSRRPTEVEESRAAVATGRGTQFPTQESTLGAGGLPQPSPPLITTKPVTFSVLLPGPISPKDVAGQNSWPSSLPEESSSPGAGEEAPEVWQPTSPALLLASKVQAATQSQAEPQHPWPESQGPPSATTGGNETRSVGPTDDLKMPTRAGRLRPQETQSPTAETQETLLLASTPQLVAADTGAAQEEDVATITTQILPQGWSTAPSVVGAEGPGGSTPGVEPETRSHESWSSMGPSDPGSTLAPPPTPPRSRAGLGHTMETTQEAISAGNFVPSGTALVHNSTEAMRAAQPVVDAQPTSAESPHRTEVAPHSSSSFHLGTALPLRLADSATHPVSASNLPVGSTLLTSSVDPGGVMEEPRAPRAGGHTSADVPTFQNATDPLTAAETASSGASAATEEPGSQSPSEPGSAWPMKVGDPVQPSSQPRQLTPKGAAEEDTLPTMVPTPMEVSVNYRERTGVPSDAREGPHKATTLPTQQATREGTLWQATEAAEPFISSSSLPGKGAPTGWTPSPAKTPAGSEAALLAPEGDDVSTAPSLNPELHSQAANSSSLVSGTAVPTSKIGATGAMPMTHRQWTSPGRTRSWEWGKRPSATAEGGSIREIARSPLSPGGLVRTTAAPTGSSGHTQPPLPAPGPKSTAKEEPLIASTRLSPATPEKSTTQLKPAVPREGRPRAHQVFVAENQLPRLKATLLHIPCELVLAMEFSRSFWNPDSLEYQGLVLSVNETVTPLFDSLPGFQRLEVKAIRPGSVVVAFDALFLVAAPGLWAALNRSSLSERLRPGLWVGNARVLQSTTLERHLDLCSVLFACQAGYECVSTGEDGSAVCTSACHRDYCKNEGICTHAVNHTPVCQCPVGSNFWFLGVRCDYKVTQQGLLGVACGLLLSLVVVGAAIAGLVIRRVRMLLLEARADQTKSSYRRFCRLDDVSAHYWSEPWLASAVSLDNPAFSNSEELLHLQILDTACCSCQDDCMGPDGYCKQPQDAPCIGAAGRPSAHYNHWDVSSNSMNDPMIDSGKASEVSVSSWPMEPIQWSPCPALHNPSREQVHKAQRPHSYCEGMELVNLERSWTA, encoded by the exons ATGGACCTccaccgccgccgctgctgctgctgcctccgccgcCTCCGCTGCTCTCTCGTGGCGCTCCTGGCCCTGCTGGCCGCCGCAG GGCGCTCCGGAGGCTGCGAGCAACGCCTGGACGCCTCGGCCGCCCCCGAGGGCCCCCCCTGCTCGGATCTCCTCCCCAGGCAGCCGCTCCCCGTCGAGGggcaggaggcggcggcagcggcggccctGCCAGACCCGCTGCAGGTGGACTTCGAGGGGGGCGGCCGGGAAGGCGGGCGGCAGCGTCGGCGGCCCCGCGGGGACCAGCAAGGCGCCGGTAGGACCCCTCAGCCTGGCCTCGCCATCACCCCCTCCTCCG GGTCAGATTTCTCTGGGCTGCAGGACTCGCTAAGCACCAGTAAGACGCTGAAGACCCTCCTCCATGGCAGCGCTGAGCCCTCTGGCATCACCTGGCATCGTCTCTTATCCACTGATGCTGCTGTCCCCACTGCGTGGCACCCAGACTTGCAGACTGGATCTGCTGTCCTTGATGCCAGCCAAGAAGAAACATCGAGGAGGCCAACGGAGGTGGAAGAAAGCAGAGCAGCAGTTGCCACTGGGAGAGGCACTCAGTTCCCCACTCAAGAGAGCACATTGGGGGCTGGCGGGCTGCCCCAACCAAGTCCACCCCTCATCACAACCAAGCCTGTGACCTTCTCAGTATTGCTTCCTGGGCCCATTTCCCCAAAGGATGTTGCAGGTCAAAATTCTTGGCCCTCTTCTCTTCCGGAAGAATCCTCCAGCCCTGGAGCTGGAGAGGAAGCCCCTGAGGTCTGGCAACCCACCAGCCCCGCTCTGCTTCTGGCCTCCAAAGTGCAAGCTGCTACACAGAGCCAGGCTGAGCCTCAGCACCCTTGGCCGGAGAGCCAGGGACCCCCAAGTGCTACGACGGGTGGGAATGAGACACGCAGCGTGGGCCCTACAGATGACCTGAAGATGCCCACCAGAGCTGGCAGGCTGAGGCCCCAGGAGACCCAGTCACCCACTGCAGAGACTCAGGAGACCCTTCTTCTGGCTTCCACTCCACAGCTGGTTGCGGCTGATACTGGGGCAGCCCAGGAAGAGGATGTGGCAACCATCACAACACAAATATTGCCACAGGGTTGGAGCACAGCCCCGTCTGTGGTGGGTGCTGAGGGGCCAGGGGGCAGCACACCAGGCGTGGAGCCAGAAACCAGATCTCATGAATCTTGGAGTTCCATGGGACCCTCTGATCCTGGCTCCACCTTGGCTCCACCCCCAACACCGCCGAGATCCAGGGCAGGATTGGGTCACACAATGGAGACAACCCAGGAAGCCATAAGCGCAGGCAATTTTGTCCCCAGTGGAACAGCCCTGGTGCACAATTCCACAGAAGCCATGAGGGCAGCACAGCCTGTAGTGGATGCTCAGCCTACTTCTGCAGAATCCCCACATCGTACAGAGGTGGCTCCCCACTCATCCTCATCTTTCCACTTGGGGACAGCTTTGCCCCTGAGGTTGGCAGACTCTGCCACCcatcctgtttctgccagcaacCTCCCTGTTGGGTCCACATTGCTCACCTCGTCTGTGGACCCAGGTGGTGTCATGGAAGAACCAAGAGCTCCCAGAGCAGGTGGGCATACCAGCGCAGACGTGCCCACGTTTCAGAACGCCACAGACCCGCTCACGGCTGCGGAGACTGCCTCCAGCGGGGCTTCCGCAGCCACAGAAGAGCCTGGATCTCAGAGCCCCTCGGAGCCTGGCAGTGCCTGGCCCATGAAAGTGGGTGATCCTGTACAGCCATCCTCACAGCCAAGGCAGCTTACACCCAAGGGGGCTGCAGAAGAGGACACCTTGCCCACCATGGTCCCCACTCCAATGGAGGTCTCTGTCAATTACAGAGAAAGAACAGGGGTGCCTAGTGACGCCAGGGAGGGCCCTCATAAAGCCACAACACTCCCCACCCAGCAGGCAACAAGAGAGGGGACCCTTTGGCaagccacagaggcagcagagcccttcatcagcagcagcagcctcccagGAAAGGGTGCCCCCACTGGCTGGACTCCCAGCCCAGCCAAGACCCCAGCGGGCTCTGAAGCTGCCTTGCTCGCTCCAGAGGGAGATGATGTGAGCACAGCTCCTTCGCTGAATCCAGAGCTTCACTCCCAAGCAGCCAATTCCTCCAGTTTGGTCTCTGGAACGGCTGTGCCCACAAGCAAGATAGGAGCCACTGGGGCCATGCCCATGACCCACCGGCAGTGGACCTCTCCAGGCAGGACAAGGAGCTGGGAATGGGGGAAGAGGCCCAGCGCCACAGCCGAAGGTGGCTCCATCAGGGAGATTGCCCGTTCTCCGCTTAGTCCGGGGGGCCTTGTCCGAACAACAGCCGCTCCGACAGGGAGCAGTGGGCACACACAGCCGCCTTTGCCAGCTCCAGGACCAAAGAGCACTGCAAAGGAGGAACCTCTCATTGCCAGCACTCGGCTCTCGCCAGCCACACCAGAGAAGTCCACAACACAACTGAAGCCGGCCGTGCCCAGGGAAGGCCGCCCTAGAGCCCACCAGGTCTTTGTGGCAGAGAATCAGCTGCCCCGCCTGAAAG cCACTCTCCTGCATATCCCTTGTGAGCTGGTCCTGGCCATGGAGTTTTCCAGAAGCTTCTGGAACCCCGACTCACTCGAGTACCAGGGCCTGGTGCTCAGCGTCAACGAAACG gTCACACCTCTCTTCGATTCTCTGCCGGGATTTCAGCGACTGGAAGTGAAGGCAATCCg GCCCGGGAGTGTGGTGGTGGCATTTGATGCCCTCTTCCTGGTAGCGGCTCCCGGCTTATGGGCTGCTCTGAATCGCTCATCTCTCTCGGAGCGCTTGCGACCAGGGCTCTGGGTTGGCAATGCCCGGGTGCTGCAGAGCACGACGCTGG AGCGGCACCTGGACCTCTGCTCCGTTCTCTTTGCCTGCCAAGCCGGCTACGAGTGCGTCTCCACCGGGGAAGACGGGAGTGCCGTCTGCACCTCCGCGTGCCACCGCGACTACTGCAAGAACGAGGGCATCTGCACACACGCTGTCAACCACACACCTGTCTGCCA GTGTCCCGTGGGCAGCAACTTCTGGTTCCTGGGGGTGCGCTGTGATTACAAGGTGACCCAGCAGGGCTTGCTGGGGGTTGCCTGCGGCCTCTTGCTGAGTCTGGTGGTGGTCGGAGCTGCCATTGCCGGTCTGGTGATCCGCCGGGTTCGCATGCTGCTGCTGGAGGCCAGAGCGGATCAGACCAAGAGCAG CTACCGCCGCTTCTGCCGCCTTGACGATGTCTCGGCCCACTACTGGTCGGAGCCTTGGCTGGCCTCAGCAGTCTCCTTGGACAACCCGGCCTTCAGCAACTCGGAAGAACTGCTGCACTTGCAGATCCTGGACACAGCCTGCTGCAGCTGCCAGGACGACTGCATGGGCCCCGACGGCTACTGCAAGCAGCCACAGGATGCCCCCTGCATCGGGGCCGCAGGCCGGCCGAG CGCCCATTACAACCATTGGGACGTGAGCTCCAACAGCATGAACGACCCTATGATAGACTCCGGGAAGGCCAGTGAAGTCTCCGTCTCCAGCTGGCCCATGGAACCTATTCAGTGGAGCCCTTGCCCTGCTCTGCACAACCCCTCCAGGGAGCAAGTG CACAAAGCCCAGAGGCCTCACTCTTACTGCGAGGGAATGGAGCTGGTCAACCTGGAGAGAAGCTGGACAGCCTGA